In Mustela lutreola isolate mMusLut2 chromosome 1, mMusLut2.pri, whole genome shotgun sequence, one genomic interval encodes:
- the NUDT18 gene encoding LOW QUALITY PROTEIN: 8-oxo-dGDP phosphatase NUDT18 (The sequence of the model RefSeq protein was modified relative to this genomic sequence to represent the inferred CDS: inserted 2 bases in 1 codon; deleted 1 base in 1 codon; substituted 2 bases at 2 genomic stop codons), protein MAAFLKVIWEVIDLGHAMEGVXPKLNSRSQPRPQASVMSSGCCEVIVAGHSGALQPAGRMTSSSEPARTSALSGERGGGGGVTDXKKQKQLRCAHRPGPAPNPRTGPAPALTDASQPIRAGRGDAXPISGQDSPGASAFSSSSGRSREWARAADHCRTGLPPCPAWPVCWAPVCHLPGDPMASEDLAGALAAVLGGQGMSVHSCDSEPAGEPLAPVRLRKDVCYVVLAVFLNEQDEVLLIQEAKKECRGSWYLPAGRMEPGETIVEALQREVKEEAGLHCEPLTLLSVEERGPSWIRFVFLARATGGILKTSKEADAESLQAGWYPRTSLPTPLRAQDILHLVELAAQYRQQARHPLLLPQELPCSLVCQRLVATFTSVQTVWVLVGRGGMPHLPITACGFTPMEQRGGIKMAILRLLQECLTLHHLAVETKGLLGLQHLGKDNADGICLNMLVTVAFRNPGMQSEPPKVRGENFFWWKVMEEDLQSQLLQRLQESSVVPVNR, encoded by the exons ATGGCAGCCTTCCT AAAGGTTATTTGGGAAGTGATCGATTTGGGCCATGCCATGGAAGGTGTATGACCAAAGTTGAACAGTAGGTCCCAGCCACGGCCCCAGGCCTCCGTGATGTCATCTGGG TGTTGTGAAGTCATCGTTGCTGGCCACAGTGGGGCTCTGCAGCCCGCAGGCAGGATGACGTCATCGTCGGAACCCGCGCGGACAAGCGCTT TGTCGggagagagaggcgggggtggaggggtaaCTGA TAAAAAGCAGAAGCAGCTCCGCTGCGCCCACCGGCCAGGCCCGGCTCCTAACCCACGGACTGGCCCCGCCCCCGCATTGACCGACGCGAGCCAGCCAATCCGGGCAGGCCGCGGTGACGCGTAGCCTATCAGCGGACAGGACTCGCCGGGCGCTTCCGCATTCTCGAGCTCGTCTGGCCGGAGTCGGGAGTGGGCGAGGGCCGCGGACCACTGTCGCACTGGTCTCCCACCCTGCCCTGCGTGGCCGGTCTGCTGGGCGCCCGTCTGCCATCTCCCAGGGGACCCGATGGCCTCGGAGGACCTGGCGGGGGCGCTGGCGGCGGTGTTAGGGGGCCAGGGGATGAGTGTGCACAGCTGTGACTCGGAGCCGGCCGGGGAGCCCCTGGCGCCTGTGCGGCTGCGGAAGGACGTCTGCTACGTGGTGCTGGCGGTGTTCCTCAACGAGCAG gATGAGGTGCTACTGATCCAGGAGGCCAAGAAAGAGTGCCGTGGGTCTTGGTACCTACCTGCAGGGAGAATGGAGCCTGGGGAGACCATCGTGGAGGCACTGCAAAGGGAGGTGAAGGAGGAGGCCGGGCTGCACTGTGAGCCTCTGACATTGCTGTCTGTGGAGGAACGGGGCCCCTCCTGGATCCGCTTTGTGTTCCTCGCTCGAGCCACGG GTGGAATTCTGAAGACTTCCAAGGAGGCAGATGCAGAGTCCCTGCAGGCTGGCTGGTACCCACGAACCTCCCTACCCACTCCACTGCGAGCTCAGGACATTCTGCACCTGGTAGAGCTGGCTGCCCAGTACCGGCAGCAAGCCAGGcaccctcttcttctgccccagGAGCTTCCCTGCAGTCTGGTCTGCCAGCGGCTTGTGGCCACCTTTACAAGCGTCCAGACAGTGTGGGTGTTGGTGGGCAGAGGGGGGATGCCTCACTTGCCCATCACTGCCTGCGGCTTCACTCCCATGGAGCAAAGGGGTGGCATCAAGATGGCCATCCTGCGGCTGCTACAGGAGTGCCTCACCCTGCACCACTTGGCGGTGGAGACCAAGGGGTTGCTTGGACTGCAGCATCTGGGCAAAGACAATGCAGATGGCATCTGCTTGAATATGCTGGTGACTGTGGCTTTTCGGAACCCAGGGATGCAGAGTGAGCCCCCAAAGGTTCGGGGTGAGAACTTTTTCTGGTGGAAGGTGATGGAGGAAGACCTACAAAGCCAGCTCTTACAGAGGCTTCAGGAATCATCTGTTGTCCCAGTCAACAGATAG
- the HRURF gene encoding protein HRURF, with protein MAQPTASAQKLVRPIRAVCRILQIPESDPSNLRP; from the coding sequence ATGGCGCAACCCACGGCCTCGGCCCAGAAGCTGGTGCGGCCGATCCGCGCCGTGTGCCGCATCCTGCAGATCCCGGAATCCGACCCCTCCAACCTGCGGCCCTAG
- the HR gene encoding lysine-specific demethylase hairless has translation MESTPSFLKDTPAWEKTAPENGILGREPDTLPRDGLRRGALCLGEPAPFWRGVLSPPDSWLPPGFPQSPKDTIPLVEGEGPRNGERKASWLGSKEGLRWKEAVLTHPLALCGSACPPRYGPLIPEHSGGHPKSDPVAFRPLHCPFLLETKILEQAPFWVPTCLPPYVVSSLPPERPCDWPLAPHPWVYSGGQPKVPSAFGLGSKGFYHKDPSILRLAKEPLATAEPGLLGFAPGGHLQRTGEAERPSFHQRDGEAGVGRHQNLCPFLLGHPDAVPRTPWPGCPPGLVHTLSNVWAVPGGGSLGYQLGPSATSRCPSPGPPTPQGGCCSSHPPARDGGLGPCGKCQEGGAIGPSESNEEVNKATGPRACPPSHHTKLKKTWLTRHSEQFGCPGGCPRDEESPPAQLQALKRASSPEGAGGSPAAKRPPNPFPGSVGQGTKGWQEMLESSFGNKVEASQHTNHRGPQDGRASLQDPGLHDTSCSAPRAGTAQCQSCARAAGEAGGLARPSQQVARLPLGGEQPQEEDSAACPEEGGWSGPEARLSKGLAKHLLSGLGDRLCRLLRREREALAWVQREGQGPARTEDNPGVPRCCSRCHRGLFNTHWKCPHCSHRLCVACGRMAGARWARKAGPQEESVEECPQEAGHTASSLTLTQFVSSQALAELSTAMHEVWVKFDIRGHCPCQADARVWAPGDGGQQKEPTEKTPPVPQSSCNGDTNRTEDIKEETPDSTETPAEDRAGRGPLPCPSLCELLASTAVKLCLGHERIHMAFAPVTPALPSDDRITNILDSIIAQVVERKIQEKALGPGLRAGPGLHKGLGLPLSPVRPRLPPPGALLWLQEPRPQRGFRLFQEHWRQGQPVLVSGIQRTLRGNLWGTEALGALGGQVQALTPLGPPQPTSLHSTTFWEGFSRPEIRPKSDEGSVLLLHRALGDEDTSRLENLADSLPLPEYCARHGKLNLASYLPPGPALHPLEPQLWAAYGVNPHRGHLGTKNLCVEVTDLVSVLVCAEAPPPAWHRAQKDFFSGLDGEGLWSPGSQVSTVWHVFRAQDAQRIRRFLQMVCPAGAGNLEPGTPGCCYLDTGLRRRLREEWGVNCWTLLQAPGEAVLVPAGAPHQVQGLVSTVSVTQHFLSPETSALSAQLCHQGPSLSPDRRLLYAQMDWAVFQAVKVSVGTLQEAK, from the exons ATGGAGAGTACGCCCAGCTTCCTGAAGGACACCCCAGCCTGGGAGAAGACAGCCCCCGAGAATGGCATCCTGGGACGGGAGCCGGATACCCTGCCTCGAGATGGTCTGCGCCGTGGTGCACTGTGcctcggagagcctgctcccTTCTGGAGGGGTGTTCTAAGCCCCCCAGACTCCTGGCTTCCCCCTGGCTTTCCCCAGAGCCCCAAGGACACAATCCCACTGGTGGAGGGAGAAGGCCCCCGAAATGGGGAGAGGAAGGCCAGCTGGCTGGGCAGCAAGGAGGGGCTGCGCTGGAAGGAGGCGGTGCTCACCCACCCACTGGCCCTCTGTGGCTCGGCATGCCCACCTCGTTATGGCCCCCTGATTCCTGAGCATAGTGGTGGCCATCCCAAGAGCGATCCTGTGGCCTTCCGGCCCTTGCATTGCCCCTTCCTTCTGGAGACCAAGATCCTCGAGCAAGCTCCCTTCTGGGTGCCCACCTGCTTGCCACCCTACGTAGTGTCCAGCCTGCCCCCAGAGCGTCCGTGTGACTGGCCCCTGGCCCCACACCCCTGGGTGTATTCAGGGGGGCAGCCCAAAGtgccctctgccttcggcttaggcaGCAAG GGCTTTTACCACAAGGATCCAAGCATTCTCAGGCTGGCAAAGGAGCCACTGGCAACCGCGGAACCTGGGCTGTTAGGCTTTGCCCCTGGTGGGCATCTCCAGAGAACTGGGGAAGCGGAACGTCCTTCATTCcaccagagagatggagaggcaggagtCGGCAGGCATCAGAATCTTTGCCCATTCCTGCTGGGGCATCCAGACGCTGTTCCCCGGACCCCCTGGCCTGGTTGTCCCCCGGGCCTGGTTCATACTCTCAGCAACGTCTGGGCTGTACCGGGGGGTGGGAGCCTTGGGTACCAGCTGGGACCATCAGCCacatccaggtgtccctctcctGGGCCTCCTACCCCCCAGGGAGGCTGTTGCTCATCTCACCCACCTGCTAGAGATGGAGGCCTTGGCCCTTGTGGGAAGTGCCAGGAGGGGGGTGCCATCGGGCCCAGTGAATCCAATGAGGAAGTGAACAAGGCAACTGGTCCCAGGGCCTGCCCACCCAGCCATCACACCAAGCTAAAGAAAACATGGCTCACACGACACTCTGAGCAGTTTGGGTGCCCAGggggctgccccagggatgaggagAGCCCACCTGCCCAGCTGCAGGCCCTCAAGAGGGCAAGCAGCCCTGAGGGAGCTGGTGGCAGCCCAGCTGCCAAGCGCCCACCCAACCCTTTCCCAGGCAGTGTGGGACAGGGGACCAAAGGCTGGCAGGAGATGCTGGAGTCATCGTTTGGGAACAAGGTGGAGGCCTCACAGCATACTAACCACAGAG gaccccaagatggcAGGGCCAGCCTCCAGGACCCGGGGCTTCATGACACATCTTGTTCGGCTCCCCGGGCAGGCACGGCTCAGTGCCAAAGCTGTGCCCGTGCAGCTGGAGAGGCGGGAGGGCTGGCCCGCCCCTCCCAGCAAGTGGCGAG ATTGCCTCTGGGAGGGGAGCAGCCGCAGGAGGAAGACTCTGCAGCCTGCCCTGAGGAGGGAGGATGGTCTGGCCCTGAGGCCAGGCTCAGCAAGGGCCTCGCCAAGCATCTGCTAAGTGGTTTGGGGGACCGACTGTGCCGCCTGCTGCGGAGGGAGCGTGAAGCTCTGGCCTGGGTGCAGCGGGAAG GCCAGGGGCCAGCCAGGACGGAGGACAACCCAGGCGTTCCTCGCTGCTGTAGCCGCTGTCACCGGGGACTCTTCAACACCCACTGGAAATGCCCGCACTGCAGCCACCGGCTGTGTGTGGCTTGTGGTCGCATGGCGGGGGCTAGGTGGGCCAGGAAAGCAG GCCCTCAGGAGGAGTCCGTGGAGGAGTGTCCCCAAGAGGCTGGGCATACTGCCAGTTCCCTGACGCTCACCCAATTTGTTTCCAGCCAGG CCTTGGCAGAGTTGAGCACCGCCATGCACGAGGTTTGGGTCAAGTTTGACATCCGGGGGCACTGCCCCTGCCAAGCTGATGCCCGGGTGTGGGCTCCTGGGGATGGGGGCCAGCAG AAGGAGCCGACAGAGAAAACTCCCCCAGTTCCACAATCTTCTTGCAACGGGGATACCAACAGAACCGAGGACATCAAAGAGG AGACCCCGGACTCCACTGAGACCCCGGCAGAGGACCGTGCCGGCCGAGGGCCCCTaccttgtccctctctctgtgaACTGCTGGCCTCCACCGCTGTCAAACTCTGCTTGGGGCACGAGCGGATACACATGGCCTTTGCCCCGGTCACTCCTGCCCTGCCCAGT GATGACCGCATTACCAACATCCTGGACAGCATCATTGCGCAGGTGGTGGAACGGAAGATCCAGGAGAAagccctggggcctgggctgCGGGCCGGGCCAGGACTACACAAAGGCCTGGGCCTGCCCCTCTCACCAGTGCGGCCCCGGCTGCCTCCTCCCGGAGCTCTGCTGTGGCTGCAGGAGCCCAGGCCTCAGCGAGGCTTCCGTCTCTTCCAGGAGCACTGGAGGCAGGGCCAG CCTGTGTTGGTGTCAGGGATTCAGAGGACATTGCGAGGCAACCTGTGGGGTACGGAAGCTCTTGGGGCTCTTGGAGGCCAGGTGCAGGCACTGACCCCCCTCGGACCTCCCCAGCCCACAAGCCTCCACAGTACAACATTCTGGGAGGGATTCTCCCGGCCTGAAA TTCGCCCAAAGTCAGACGAGGGCTCCGTCCTTCTGCTGCACAGAGCTCTGGGGGATGAGGACACCAGCAG GTTGGAGAACCTGGCTGACAGCCTGCCCCTCCCCGAGTACTGTGCCCGCCATGGGAAACTCAACCTGGCTTCCTACCTCCCACCTGGCCCCGCCCTGCATCCACTGGAGCCCCAGCTGTGGGCAGCCTATG GTGTGAACCCACACCGTGGGCACCTGGGGACCAAGAACCTTTGTGTGGAGGTGACTGACCTGGTCAGTGTCCTGGTATGTGCCGAAGCCCCACCGCCTGCCTGGCACCGGGCACAGAAAG ACTTCTTCTCAGGCCTGGACGGGGAGGGGCTCTGGTCTCCCGGCAGCCAGGTCAGCACTGTGTGGCACGTGTTCCGGGCCCAGGACGCCCAGCGCATCCGCCGCTTTCTCCAGATG GTGTGCCCGGCGGGAGCAGGCAACTTGGAGCCTGGCACCCCAGGCTGCTGCTACCTGGACACGGGGCTGCGGCGGCGCCTGCGGGAAGAGTGGGGCGTGAACTGCTGGACTCTGCTGCAGGCCCCTGGAGAGGCTGTGCTGGTGCCTGCTGGGGCTCCCCACCAG GTGCAGGGCCTGGTGAGCACCGTGAGCGTCACTCAGCACttcctgtccccagagacctCTGCCCTCTCTGCTCAACTCTGCCACCAGGGACCCAGCCTGTCCCCTGACCGCCGCCTGCTTTATGCCCAG atGGACTGGGCTGTGTTCCAAGCAGTGAAGGTGTCTGTGGGAACATTACAGGAGGCTAAATAG